From Jeotgalibaca dankookensis, one genomic window encodes:
- a CDS encoding YfhO family protein: MSSSKKQIYSHKFLLILAFLLPFFIMTIIYIAMGVYPFGKETLLTIDLGQQYVDFLSYYRHTLLHEPQALFYSFSKGIGGEMTGLWSYYLNSPFNLIMLLFPQRFLPVGVTVLLLIKIALSGLSFAYLLIKKFEGKDLLVPIFSLSYALMGFIIVNQLHIMWLDSLIFLPLIILGLEKIIDGESGVFYSLILGLALFSQYYLTYMICLFLIFYFVFAIVKQTHTKFFTRSQTIRFYINRFLKFTGYSLLAGGLAAFSLLPNFVSLLGGKASHTSEILDWGLKYPFLEVLSKFYIGSFNFDQMPSGHPNLFVGTVAIISFLYYLVNKKFSWKERLTATLLTIFFFFSMNVDFLNKVWHAFQNPAWYPYRFSFLVCFFFILNGFRSLNKTLHFPLWFAITLLFLQTASALYVLKKDFSFLTPLQVLATVLLLVFVLVLFLLRETEYNWLPGLLLLVTIVEMSANAAIDLTRLSYVDMAPFNDYQSVLNTMLADIRPPEDDFYRIEKVFQRSKNDSFQAHYPSASHFSSTFETETPGLFGRLGFPDSSFVISYSSGTLFTDAFFGIRYMIENKPLPETIQNTEHFYDLRANANRPDLTHYQLMSEAFRTKTYQNPYALSLGFTAPEKILSTNLENSRPIENQEKILEALSVSSVFQPFYAEVPINTLITTNIRSSQSSDLNRTYTKKDTNEDASLEIQLTTKSKDPYYLVLDSKIDKDVADLKLDGQPLNYYKTYRNDQVINLASGVNDQHIQFTFDFKKESLTIHDLRVYQFDQKEFERVVAETKSNQLDIDSFSQTKIEGSVMADATKPVLMFTIPYSNGWKVKVDDKEVDTLEVLDSLLAVNIDPGYHSIKLQYQTPYLWQGTLISLTSLGIVFIISRKKGAGKKLSL; this comes from the coding sequence ATGTCTTCATCTAAAAAACAAATCTATTCACATAAATTTTTATTAATACTAGCCTTTCTTTTACCTTTTTTTATTATGACTATTATTTATATAGCTATGGGTGTTTACCCCTTTGGAAAAGAGACACTATTGACAATTGACTTGGGCCAGCAATATGTTGATTTTTTAAGCTATTATCGCCACACTTTATTACATGAACCGCAAGCACTCTTTTATTCTTTCTCTAAAGGAATTGGCGGTGAAATGACCGGTTTATGGTCTTATTATTTAAATAGTCCTTTTAATTTAATCATGCTATTATTCCCGCAGCGTTTTTTACCGGTAGGGGTAACTGTTTTATTATTAATTAAAATTGCCTTATCAGGTTTATCATTTGCTTACTTATTGATAAAAAAATTCGAAGGAAAAGATTTACTCGTTCCTATTTTTTCACTTTCTTATGCACTTATGGGATTTATAATTGTCAATCAGCTACATATCATGTGGTTAGATAGTCTTATTTTCCTTCCCCTTATCATATTGGGGCTCGAAAAAATAATTGATGGTGAGAGTGGCGTTTTTTATAGTTTAATTTTAGGGCTTGCTTTATTCTCCCAATATTATTTAACCTATATGATCTGTCTGTTTCTCATTTTTTACTTTGTATTTGCAATAGTTAAACAGACACATACTAAATTTTTTACTCGTTCACAGACCATTCGCTTCTATATTAATCGTTTTTTAAAATTCACTGGCTATTCTCTACTTGCAGGCGGTCTAGCAGCCTTTTCACTTCTGCCTAACTTCGTATCCCTTCTAGGAGGAAAGGCCAGTCATACAAGCGAAATATTAGATTGGGGACTAAAGTACCCTTTCCTAGAGGTTTTGTCAAAATTTTATATTGGTTCTTTTAATTTTGACCAAATGCCAAGTGGCCATCCAAATTTATTTGTTGGAACCGTGGCTATTATTAGCTTCCTATATTACTTAGTTAATAAAAAGTTTTCTTGGAAAGAACGCTTAACTGCTACCCTCTTGACAATTTTTTTCTTTTTCAGTATGAATGTTGATTTTCTCAATAAGGTTTGGCATGCTTTCCAAAACCCAGCCTGGTATCCGTACCGTTTTTCTTTTCTTGTCTGTTTCTTTTTTATTTTAAACGGTTTTAGAAGTCTGAATAAGACATTACATTTTCCACTTTGGTTTGCTATTACCTTATTATTTTTGCAAACAGCTAGCGCCTTATATGTTCTAAAGAAAGATTTTTCATTTCTAACCCCACTTCAAGTACTAGCAACAGTTCTTTTACTTGTTTTTGTTCTTGTTTTATTTTTACTAAGGGAGACTGAATATAATTGGTTACCGGGACTTTTATTATTGGTCACAATAGTAGAAATGAGTGCGAATGCGGCAATTGATTTAACACGACTTAGCTATGTCGATATGGCACCCTTCAATGATTATCAGAGTGTTTTAAACACTATGCTTGCAGATATACGTCCACCTGAAGATGATTTCTATCGTATTGAAAAAGTGTTCCAGCGTTCTAAAAATGATAGCTTTCAAGCGCATTACCCAAGTGCATCACATTTTAGCTCGACTTTTGAAACCGAAACACCAGGTTTATTCGGACGCTTGGGTTTTCCGGATAGCTCCTTTGTGATCTCCTATTCATCAGGAACTTTGTTTACGGACGCTTTTTTTGGTATTCGCTATATGATTGAAAATAAACCATTGCCAGAAACCATCCAAAATACAGAGCATTTTTATGATTTACGTGCAAATGCAAATCGACCTGACCTTACACACTACCAATTAATGTCGGAAGCATTTCGGACCAAAACTTATCAAAATCCATATGCCTTATCTCTAGGGTTTACAGCCCCTGAAAAAATATTATCTACTAACCTAGAAAATAGTCGACCGATAGAAAATCAAGAAAAAATTCTAGAGGCCTTAAGCGTGAGTTCTGTTTTTCAGCCCTTCTACGCAGAGGTTCCAATTAATACTCTTATAACAACTAATATCCGTTCTAGCCAGAGCAGTGATTTAAATAGAACTTATACGAAGAAAGATACGAATGAAGACGCCAGCTTAGAAATTCAATTGACTACTAAATCTAAGGACCCTTATTATCTGGTTCTTGATTCAAAAATCGATAAAGACGTAGCTGACTTAAAGCTGGACGGTCAACCACTGAACTATTATAAAACATACCGTAATGATCAAGTTATCAATCTCGCAAGTGGAGTTAACGACCAACACATACAGTTTACGTTTGATTTTAAAAAAGAATCACTCACTATCCATGATTTGAGAGTATATCAGTTTGATCAGAAAGAATTCGAGCGTGTAGTAGCCGAAACAAAATCGAATCAATTGGATATCGATTCTTTTTCTCAGACAAAAATTGAAGGTAGCGTGATGGCAGATGCTACTAAGCCGGTATTAATGTTCACGATCCCCTATTCAAACGGTTGGAAAGTAAAAGTTGATGATAAAGAGGTTGATACACTCGAAGTTTTAGATAGTCTTTTAGCGGTAAATATTGACCCTGGCTACCATTCTATAAAATTACAGTATCAAACTCCTTATTTATGGCAAGGAACACTCATTTCCCTCACTTCACTTGGTATTGTTTTTATCATTAGCAGAAAAAAAGGGGCTGGGAAAAAACTTAGTCTCTGA
- a CDS encoding peptidoglycan D,D-transpeptidase FtsI family protein produces MNKKNHEFKKNKSHIPFRLNLLFFIVFVLFSTIIIRLGYLQIIRGEEFEAIVRRTETTLITQTVPRGLIYDRNGNVLVGNEAQHAITYTRGTNDSAASMAETALQLSDMIEIDDSGLSERDKKDFWAASNRETLLDRLTEDEKLLSGSEVYEVELAKITEQDIAFSEKQIQAAAIFKKMNGATALTNINIKNENVTEKELATVSENLAQLKGINVSKDWTRVYPNGSLLATIFGGVTSEKTGIPTNMLETYLAMGYARNDRVGDAYLEQEYETVLRGTKARIDTVTNQDGEVVTTTETYKGKPGDNLVLTVDIEFQKQIETIATNFLESRIDPWNDRVYIVAMDPNNGDIIGMTGKKINVNTGEITDSVHGVLNENFIVGSSIKGATVLAGYMSGVIDFDNNVMVDEPITFEGTERISSLFNRNGSVSLNDIGALEKSSNIYMIKIALMIGGQYNFENNTKIGIDMDDTLAQLRSYYSQFGLGVKTGIDLPSESSGILGIPDNPGLVLAQSYGQFDNYTPLQLAQYAATIANGGTRYAPRLVKEIRSSDELGGLGPIELVKEPIIMNQVNVSAEAMERVHAGFWAVTHDPGTGSYRNFANYPVGVAGKTGSGESFYQGDVDEILNSQTTNSTYVAFAPADKPEISVAVVVPYIQSDTIIPAGDLARATLDAYFGYN; encoded by the coding sequence GTGAACAAGAAAAATCACGAATTTAAAAAAAATAAATCTCATATTCCCTTTCGATTGAATCTCTTATTTTTTATTGTATTTGTTCTCTTCTCAACCATTATTATTAGGTTAGGATATTTACAAATTATTAGAGGCGAGGAATTCGAAGCAATTGTTAGAAGAACAGAGACAACGCTAATTACGCAAACAGTTCCGCGGGGATTAATTTATGATCGAAATGGGAATGTGCTCGTCGGGAATGAAGCGCAACATGCAATTACCTATACCAGGGGAACCAACGACAGTGCTGCCTCGATGGCAGAGACAGCTTTGCAATTATCCGATATGATAGAGATTGATGACAGTGGATTGAGTGAAAGAGATAAAAAAGATTTTTGGGCTGCTTCTAATCGTGAGACTTTACTTGATCGATTAACTGAAGATGAAAAACTACTTTCCGGAAGCGAAGTTTATGAAGTGGAGCTAGCGAAAATAACTGAACAAGACATTGCCTTTTCAGAAAAGCAAATACAAGCGGCAGCCATTTTTAAAAAAATGAATGGTGCCACTGCATTAACCAATATAAATATAAAGAATGAAAATGTAACTGAAAAGGAATTAGCAACCGTAAGTGAAAACCTGGCACAATTGAAAGGTATCAATGTTTCAAAAGACTGGACACGTGTCTATCCAAACGGTTCCTTGTTAGCAACCATTTTTGGTGGCGTCACTTCAGAGAAAACAGGTATCCCAACCAATATGCTCGAAACTTACTTAGCGATGGGGTATGCACGTAATGATCGAGTAGGAGATGCTTATTTAGAGCAGGAATACGAAACGGTATTACGTGGGACTAAAGCGAGAATTGACACGGTTACCAATCAAGATGGAGAAGTTGTGACCACAACAGAAACTTATAAAGGTAAACCAGGTGATAATTTAGTCTTAACAGTTGATATCGAGTTTCAAAAACAAATTGAAACGATTGCGACAAATTTCTTAGAAAGTCGGATTGATCCTTGGAATGACCGAGTTTACATTGTAGCAATGGATCCCAATAATGGTGATATTATTGGGATGACGGGAAAGAAAATTAATGTAAATACAGGTGAAATTACTGATAGTGTTCATGGTGTTTTAAATGAGAACTTTATTGTTGGATCGAGCATCAAAGGAGCAACCGTTTTAGCAGGCTATATGTCAGGTGTGATTGACTTTGATAATAACGTTATGGTGGATGAACCAATCACATTTGAAGGTACAGAAAGAATCTCTTCTTTGTTTAACCGAAATGGCAGTGTCTCTTTAAACGACATTGGTGCTTTGGAAAAATCATCAAACATTTATATGATTAAAATTGCTTTAATGATTGGTGGCCAATATAATTTTGAAAATAATACCAAGATTGGTATTGACATGGACGATACACTTGCCCAGTTGAGAAGCTACTATTCACAATTTGGTCTTGGTGTTAAAACCGGTATTGATTTACCTTCCGAGTCTTCTGGAATATTAGGAATTCCCGATAATCCAGGGCTGGTTCTTGCCCAGTCTTACGGACAATTTGATAACTATACCCCCTTACAATTAGCTCAGTACGCTGCAACCATTGCTAATGGTGGAACTCGTTATGCGCCACGTTTAGTTAAAGAAATTAGAAGTTCAGATGAATTAGGTGGCTTGGGTCCTATTGAACTAGTGAAAGAACCTATTATTATGAATCAGGTTAATGTAAGTGCTGAAGCAATGGAACGTGTCCATGCTGGTTTTTGGGCAGTAACCCATGATCCAGGAACAGGTTCTTACAGAAATTTTGCTAACTATCCAGTAGGAGTAGCAGGCAAGACAGGTTCAGGGGAGTCTTTCTACCAGGGAGACGTTGATGAGATTTTGAATAGTCAAACGACTAATTCAACCTATGTTGCTTTTGCACCAGCGGATAAACCAGAAATTTCTGTTGCGGTAGTTGTCCCGTACATCCAATCAGATACTATTATACCGGCTGGAGATCTTGCTCGCGCAACTTTAGATGCTTATTTTGGATATAATTAA
- the rpmG gene encoding 50S ribosomal protein L33, which yields MRVHITLECTECKERNYLSTKNKRNNPDRLEVKKYCPRERKVTLHREVK from the coding sequence ATGAGAGTACACATTACATTAGAATGTACAGAATGTAAAGAACGTAATTATCTTTCTACTAAAAACAAACGTAACAATCCAGATCGTTTGGAAGTTAAAAAATACTGCCCACGTGAAAGAAAAGTTACCCTTCATCGTGAAGTTAAATAA
- a CDS encoding 5-formyltetrahydrofolate cyclo-ligase — MLKKDIRLQVLKELREIPHAIRKEYNIDIQNQLFASQEWKQAKHIGITLSRYPEVDTEAIIKQAWEEGKSVSIPYSTTDRKLYFYLYKPDTKLELSKFGLLEPTVKTHPQPKEAIDLLIVPGVVFNQSGYRIGFGGGYYDRYLKDYNGKTISLAYPLQIKNEVDRLIEGHDVPIGKIFLAAK; from the coding sequence ATGCTGAAAAAAGATATTCGTCTTCAAGTATTAAAAGAGCTAAGAGAAATTCCACATGCCATTAGAAAAGAATATAATATAGATATACAAAATCAACTTTTTGCAAGCCAAGAGTGGAAACAAGCAAAACATATTGGTATTACCTTATCACGCTATCCTGAGGTGGACACGGAAGCCATTATCAAACAGGCGTGGGAAGAGGGTAAATCAGTTTCTATCCCTTACAGCACAACCGATAGAAAATTGTATTTCTACTTATACAAGCCTGATACGAAATTAGAATTGAGTAAGTTTGGTTTGTTAGAACCCACTGTTAAAACACATCCACAGCCCAAAGAAGCAATTGATTTATTAATTGTTCCTGGTGTTGTTTTTAATCAATCAGGATACCGGATTGGTTTTGGTGGCGGCTACTATGATCGTTATTTAAAAGATTACAACGGTAAAACAATTTCTTTAGCATATCCACTGCAAATTAAAAATGAAGTAGACAGGTTAATTGAAGGTCATGATGTGCCTATTGGAAAAATATTTCTTGCTGCTAAATAA
- a CDS encoding rhomboid family intramembrane serine protease — translation MKNLNINKSFLKQKPVMTYLFLALQLFVYVLLSLNGGSTNTYTLIAFGAKFSPAIIAGEWWRLVTPIFIHIGFTHILLNSITLYYLGSQMEWILGSWRFAIVYLLGGIMGNTMSFAFSPSVSAGASTSLFGLFAAAIVLGRFYPTNYTIRSTAQGFAILIALNFVSGIISPGIDNWGHLGGVLGGGLAAILLGVPRLRAINLKTRTIASLAYIILFSLFVVIGTF, via the coding sequence GTGAAAAATTTAAATATTAACAAAAGTTTTCTTAAACAGAAACCAGTTATGACCTATTTATTCCTAGCCTTACAACTTTTCGTTTATGTTTTATTATCCTTGAACGGAGGGAGTACGAATACTTATACTCTCATTGCATTTGGAGCAAAATTTTCACCTGCAATTATCGCCGGTGAATGGTGGCGATTGGTCACACCCATTTTTATTCATATTGGATTTACACATATTCTTTTAAATAGTATTACCCTTTATTATTTAGGAAGTCAGATGGAATGGATTTTGGGTAGTTGGCGATTTGCTATTGTTTACTTATTAGGTGGTATTATGGGAAATACTATGAGCTTTGCTTTTTCTCCTTCAGTTTCTGCAGGAGCCAGTACTTCTCTGTTTGGACTTTTTGCCGCAGCAATTGTTTTGGGTAGGTTTTATCCCACTAACTACACAATTAGAAGTACAGCACAAGGGTTTGCTATCTTGATTGCTTTGAACTTTGTAAGTGGCATAATCTCTCCTGGAATTGATAATTGGGGTCATTTAGGTGGTGTATTAGGTGGAGGATTGGCTGCTATCCTTCTAGGCGTGCCAAGATTACGTGCGATTAATTTAAAAACTCGTACCATTGCAAGTCTCGCCTATATTATCTTATTTAGTTTGTTTGTCGTAATCGGAACTTTTTAG
- a CDS encoding ROK family glucokinase has protein sequence MSKKILGIDLGGTSIKFAILTEAGDIQQKWSIETNILDDGQFIVPDIIESIQHHFSLYQMTAEDFLGIGMGSPGAVNREKGTVYGAYNLNWRELVEVKKPIEEAIGLPFYIDNDANVAALGEKWKGAGADDENVVFVTLGTGVGGGVIANGELVHGVAESGGEIGHVTVDPNGFDCTCGKKGCLETVASASGVLNLTRKFSEVYAGDSVLKKMVDDGEQITSKQVFELAKENDDLAVKVVEEFSFFLGLACSHLGNILNPQFIVIGGGVSAAGEFLLEKVRKNFERFTFPNVQESTKIKVAKLGNDAGVIGASYLVKMGK, from the coding sequence ATGTCAAAGAAAATCTTAGGAATTGATTTAGGTGGCACATCTATTAAATTTGCTATTCTAACAGAAGCAGGAGATATTCAACAAAAATGGAGTATTGAAACGAATATACTGGATGATGGGCAATTTATTGTTCCCGACATTATCGAATCAATTCAACATCATTTTTCCTTATATCAAATGACGGCAGAAGATTTTTTGGGAATTGGTATGGGGTCACCGGGAGCAGTTAATCGTGAAAAAGGGACAGTATATGGTGCCTATAATCTCAATTGGAGAGAATTAGTAGAAGTAAAAAAGCCGATTGAAGAAGCGATTGGTCTACCTTTTTACATCGATAATGATGCGAACGTAGCAGCACTGGGAGAAAAGTGGAAAGGTGCCGGCGCAGATGATGAAAATGTTGTTTTTGTAACCCTAGGAACAGGTGTAGGGGGTGGCGTTATTGCAAATGGAGAGCTCGTTCATGGTGTGGCAGAATCTGGTGGCGAGATTGGACATGTGACTGTTGATCCCAATGGTTTTGACTGTACATGCGGTAAAAAAGGCTGTCTGGAGACAGTTGCAAGTGCGTCTGGGGTTCTCAACTTGACGCGCAAGTTCTCAGAAGTATACGCAGGTGATTCGGTTCTAAAAAAGATGGTCGATGACGGAGAACAAATAACTTCTAAACAAGTCTTTGAACTTGCAAAAGAAAATGATGACTTAGCTGTTAAAGTTGTTGAGGAGTTTTCTTTCTTTCTCGGACTTGCTTGTAGTCACTTAGGAAATATTTTAAATCCACAATTTATAGTTATTGGTGGTGGTGTATCTGCAGCGGGAGAATTTCTTCTTGAAAAAGTTCGTAAAAATTTTGAACGATTTACTTTTCCTAATGTTCAAGAATCAACTAAAATCAAAGTTGCCAAACTTGGGAATGATGCCGGTGTAATAGGAGCAAGTTACCTTGTAAAAATGGGCAAGTAA
- a CDS encoding rhodanese-like domain-containing protein, which yields MNLSGLNILTIVLWAGLIIYGIYRLYRFFEGRRASKALESDEFRQDMRKVQVIDIREAPEFEAGHILGARNIAYTQFKDRYREIRKDQPVYLYDQRNVLTGRAAARLKKAGYTNIYTLKGGYDKWNGKIKKGR from the coding sequence GTGAATTTGAGTGGACTTAATATATTAACGATTGTTTTATGGGCAGGATTAATTATTTATGGCATTTACCGTCTATACCGCTTTTTTGAAGGAAGACGCGCTTCAAAAGCTTTAGAATCAGATGAATTTCGTCAAGATATGCGTAAAGTTCAAGTCATTGATATTCGAGAAGCCCCAGAATTTGAAGCAGGACATATTCTAGGTGCACGTAATATTGCCTATACACAATTTAAAGATCGTTACCGTGAAATACGTAAAGACCAGCCTGTTTACCTTTATGATCAACGTAACGTTTTAACAGGTCGTGCAGCGGCAAGATTAAAAAAAGCAGGTTATACAAATATCTACACCTTAAAGGGTGGCTACGACAAATGGAATGGAAAAATTAAAAAAGGCCGTTAA
- a CDS encoding DUF4044 domain-containing protein: MGIRLDKKSSSSSSKFNKISKFIIWLMVFAMVGGIVISLFASLLTNL; the protein is encoded by the coding sequence GTGGGAATACGTTTGGATAAAAAATCAAGTTCGTCATCCTCAAAATTCAATAAAATTTCAAAATTTATTATTTGGCTTATGGTCTTTGCGATGGTTGGCGGTATTGTTATTTCTTTATTCGCCTCTTTATTAACTAACTTATAA
- the gndA gene encoding NADP-dependent phosphogluconate dehydrogenase gives MTKQEIGVVGMAVMGKNLALNIESRGYSVSIYNRTGSKTEEVMKENPDKKLVPTYTIEEFVASLETPRRILLMVKAGAPTDLTIQALLPHLDKGDVLIDGGNTFYQETIRRNKELENSGINFIGTGVSGGEEGALKGPSIMPGGQKEAYELVEPILKEIAAKADDGTPCVIYIGSDGAGHYVKMVHNGIEYGDMQLIAESYDLMRHFLNMSVEEIAAVFKEWNAGELDSYLIDITADILTKYDPETGKPMVDVILDRAGNKGTGKWTSQSALDLGVPLPLITESVFARFISALKAERIMASKILPKVEGEFPTVDREQFLENIRQALYFSKIMSYAQGFSQMRIASEENNWNLEYGEIAKIWRAGCIIRAGFLQNITDAYAKKPDLSNLLLDDYFVDITKKYHQSVRKVVATAVTSGIPVPTFSSAIAYFDSYRAETLPANIIQAQRDYFGAHTYERTDKPGNYHFEWDTEVETLQD, from the coding sequence ATGACCAAGCAAGAAATTGGTGTTGTAGGAATGGCTGTTATGGGTAAGAACCTAGCATTAAACATTGAGAGCAGAGGATATTCTGTTTCAATCTACAACCGAACTGGATCGAAAACAGAAGAAGTAATGAAGGAAAACCCTGATAAAAAATTAGTTCCTACGTATACGATTGAAGAGTTTGTGGCGTCGCTAGAAACGCCTAGACGTATTTTATTGATGGTAAAAGCGGGTGCTCCAACTGATTTAACAATCCAAGCTTTGCTACCCCATTTGGATAAAGGAGATGTTTTGATAGATGGAGGAAATACCTTCTATCAAGAAACCATTCGTCGCAACAAAGAACTTGAAAATTCAGGTATTAACTTTATCGGAACAGGGGTTTCAGGTGGAGAAGAAGGCGCGCTGAAAGGACCTTCCATAATGCCTGGTGGGCAAAAAGAAGCATATGAATTAGTGGAACCGATTTTAAAAGAAATTGCTGCTAAAGCAGACGATGGAACACCATGTGTCATTTATATCGGAAGTGACGGAGCAGGTCACTATGTAAAAATGGTCCATAATGGTATTGAATATGGCGATATGCAACTCATTGCCGAGTCCTATGATTTAATGCGCCATTTTCTAAACATGAGTGTAGAAGAAATAGCAGCTGTTTTTAAAGAATGGAATGCAGGAGAACTAGACAGCTATCTTATTGATATAACGGCTGATATCTTAACAAAGTATGATCCAGAAACAGGTAAACCAATGGTTGACGTTATTCTTGACCGTGCTGGTAATAAAGGTACAGGCAAGTGGACTTCTCAAAGTGCACTTGATTTAGGAGTGCCATTACCATTAATTACAGAGTCTGTTTTTGCACGCTTCATTTCCGCACTAAAGGCAGAGCGAATCATGGCAAGTAAAATACTTCCTAAAGTTGAGGGAGAGTTCCCTACCGTCGATCGTGAACAGTTCTTAGAAAATATTCGTCAAGCATTATATTTTAGTAAGATTATGAGCTATGCCCAAGGATTTTCACAAATGCGTATAGCAAGCGAAGAAAATAACTGGAATCTTGAATATGGTGAGATTGCTAAAATATGGCGCGCAGGTTGTATCATCCGTGCAGGTTTCTTGCAAAATATTACAGATGCTTATGCTAAAAAACCTGACTTAAGTAATTTATTGCTAGATGATTATTTTGTGGATATAACAAAAAAATATCACCAGTCAGTGCGTAAGGTTGTTGCAACAGCAGTAACATCAGGAATTCCTGTTCCAACTTTTTCTTCTGCTATTGCTTACTTCGACTCTTATCGAGCTGAAACACTGCCAGCAAATATTATTCAAGCACAACGAGACTACTTTGGTGCTCATACATATGAACGAACTGATAAACCAGGAAACTATCATTTTGAATGGGATACTGAAGTAGAAACACTTCAAGATTAA
- a CDS encoding response regulator transcription factor — translation MEKNGKQRILIIEDEKNLARFIELELKHEGFETQTCENGRTGLEAALSSDWDLILLDLMLPELNGIEVCRRLRPVKNVPIIIMTARDSVIDRVSGLDHGADDYIVKPFAIEELLARIRALLRRIDIEEEQRKVKQTTVSYRDLVIEKENRIVKRGDEQIELTKREYELLLILMENINIVLSRQVLLNKVWGYKSEVETNVVDVYIRYLRNKIDVPDKDSYIQTVRGTGYVMRSSN, via the coding sequence ATGGAAAAAAATGGAAAACAACGAATATTGATTATAGAAGATGAAAAAAATTTAGCACGCTTTATTGAATTGGAATTAAAGCATGAGGGGTTTGAAACACAAACATGTGAAAACGGTCGGACTGGTTTAGAAGCGGCACTTAGTTCAGATTGGGATCTTATTCTACTAGATTTGATGTTACCAGAACTAAATGGGATTGAAGTTTGTCGCCGTCTTCGCCCCGTCAAGAATGTACCAATTATTATTATGACTGCACGCGATTCAGTAATTGACCGTGTGTCGGGATTAGACCATGGCGCAGATGACTATATTGTCAAACCTTTTGCTATTGAAGAACTATTGGCTCGTATTCGTGCATTATTACGTCGAATTGATATTGAAGAAGAACAACGTAAAGTCAAACAAACAACTGTCTCTTATCGTGATCTCGTTATTGAAAAAGAAAATCGCATTGTTAAACGAGGTGACGAACAAATTGAATTAACTAAGCGTGAGTACGAGTTACTCTTAATCCTAATGGAAAATATCAATATTGTTTTATCACGGCAAGTTCTTTTGAACAAAGTATGGGGTTACAAGTCTGAGGTAGAAACAAATGTCGTTGACGTTTATATCCGTTATTTGCGTAATAAAATCGATGTTCCTGATAAAGACAGCTACATCCAAACTGTCCGTGGAACAGGATATGTCATGCGCTCATCCAATTAG